From the Sinorhizobium garamanticum genome, one window contains:
- a CDS encoding DUF1236 domain-containing protein has translation MNKFAMMITALLTFVGSSAIAQDTIVLPGEVRTYVLEQNTPSVQYEGEIVVGQPVPDVVEVYPIPDQPDFAYAVVNEKRVIVNPRTKTVVQVLE, from the coding sequence ATGAATAAATTTGCCATGATGATTACCGCGCTGCTGACGTTTGTGGGTTCGTCGGCGATTGCCCAGGACACTATAGTGTTGCCTGGCGAAGTCAGAACCTACGTGCTTGAACAGAATACGCCATCGGTTCAATATGAGGGCGAGATCGTCGTCGGCCAGCCGGTGCCTGACGTGGTGGAAGTCTACCCTATTCCGGATCAGCCTGATTTCGCCTACGCGGTCGTCAATGAAAAGAGGGTCATCGTGAACCCGAGGACGAAGACGGTCGTGCAGGTTCTTGAATAG